The following is a genomic window from Fibrobacterota bacterium.
TCGAGCCGGCGCATCCGGGTCGTCGAAGAAACCGCGGGATGCTACCGATGGCTTTGCGAAGCGGGCGGGCGTTCCTCCTGTCATACCTCGATTGAAAGCCTGATCACGACCTTGCAAAGGAATCACGCAAGCAGGGTGGAGGCTGAAGCTTGAAGGGAAAGGATATGAGCCGGGTGGAACGCACCCTCTATTTTTGCGCGGGCGGGTCCTGCTTGCAGAAGGGTTCCGGCATGCTTATCCGCGAAACGCAGGCCCTGCTAAAGACGGAAGGCTTGCATTCCAGGGTCCATACTGTCAAAACCCTGTGCACCAGCCATTGCGATCAAGGCCCCATCATGGCCATCCAACCCGATAACGCCTGGTATTGCCGGATGGACGCGGAAAAAAGCGGGATGGTCATTCGCGAACATGTCCTGCAAGGCCGTCCCCTGGAGGCTTGGCTCCTGGATGCGGAGCGCCGGAAAACGGGAGGGAACGATACGGCTATCGCCCAACCGGATCTGAATCCGTTCGAGCCACGCAGACTTCCGGAATGGGGAGACGTTCCGGCGGCTGCGATGGACCCCTGGGAAATCAAGCTCTACCCGCTCCTGAAAGACCTGTTCGTGAACCGCTTCCAAGGCCTTATCTTCGAATTACCCTCCATCGTCAGCAGGCCGTTTTCGCTGAATCGCTCCGCCAACCTGAACTATGACGGGGTTTGCGCC
Proteins encoded in this region:
- a CDS encoding (2Fe-2S) ferredoxin domain-containing protein, which gives rise to MSRVERTLYFCAGGSCLQKGSGMLIRETQALLKTEGLHSRVHTVKTLCTSHCDQGPIMAIQPDNAWYCRMDAEKSGMVIREHVLQGRPLEAWLLDAERRKTGGNDTAIAQPDLNPFEPRRLPEWGDVPAAAMDPWEIKLYPLLKDLFVNRFQGLIFELPSIVSRPFSLNRSANLNYDGVCAEVESLTQRFSLVIGLFKESDPEYPRLWSDRITEVLFIESGDGQGAASERMLVATSRSGVRALIVRFPRPDSIPGPDPWEHYTRIYLERN